The Plasmodium yoelii strain 17X genome assembly, chromosome: 8 genome includes a region encoding these proteins:
- a CDS encoding endonuclease/exonuclease/phosphatase encodes MIWMNLLKFFVATFFMLEKTKNMFCLICNNNKAIKYVLNIKLNNIQEKAKHFYINNYNIVFNTNKKNVKKKKKKLLFLLSKNFGHFVNRQQEIPFHILKLNNNNTNIKRNRLFLFDHNFSKLKLCSQNYPGATRSFNSIFLNKMDNYEDKHRSNRNNEMSNEETNDTNENNDKIQSCILKKKANFIADFNDEKENKIQRTHTNCDGSEIKQNISGNGCNNDLKKNNIFTLKELEEMRKNSNYVKIDDRENNEFSIELYFDYKELKLLRKKDEPLSSLKNRLILNLNKLYQKQNKQLNSIQNKNANKIIDDNVKSGKEKGNATTVKFYDKENNIIDENGILKDIIDKLNYLVIDEYKISIYKNLYDLKKIYVSMDVYANHQIIPVHLPLGKMEDYTYYWVDTNDETILNSCDIFYKPTNEDISKRIQLVIYDKNTPIFFHVTEEIEVKYHPFEEQLKIKEQRYSDFLVQSNQYDNNNNNAKNTIRILSYNILAPIYTNTKYATEYMFRNINPCYLKTNYRSHLLISEINHDFDIISLQEVSEYLHTNLFCVYLYENYYSSYKPKSPHGNDGCSLFVNKKKFSLIEYENCEFNTVIRNPELKNIYDTFIKISDDLDEIINEIKTVYQIGIFMHNNSQNIFIIANTHLYFHSLAQHIRVIQVYCMLHILEKIKNKYKDKYKNKEIYVILNGDFNTNFESEVFSFLQGNDVMENSKLWENGKLFKKEYDDLNKYPTLFNIDNNSNDQKINGPYLNRKKFLPLYSAYKKVDIPYTNWNNNFIDVLDYIFLSPELKVKRVLKGVDKDIFDQYKGIVSPFNPSDHLSIAAEIEL; translated from the coding sequence ATGATATGGATGAATTTATTAAAGTTTTTCGTGGCGACATTTTTTATGCtcgaaaaaacaaaaaatatgttttgcTTGATatgtaataacaataaagctataaaatatgtattaaatataaaactaaataatatacaaGAAAAAGcgaaacatttttatataaacaattataatatagtttttaatacgaataaaaaaaacgtcaaaaaaaaaaaaaaaaaactccTGTTTTTATTGTCAAAAAATTTTGGTCACTTTGTCAATAGACAACAAGAAATcccttttcatattttaaaattaaataacaataatactAACATCAAAAGAAATAGATTGTTTCTTTTTGATCATAATTTTAGTAAACTTAAATTGTGTTCCCAAAATTATCCGGGTGCCACTAGATCATTTAATTcgatttttttgaataaaatgGACAATTATGAAGATAAACATAGATCTAACCGAAATAATGAAATGTCAAATGAAGAAACAAACGATACAAACGAAAACAACGATAAAATACAAAGTTGTATTCTAAAAAAGAAAGCAAATTTTATCGCAGATTTTAACGAcgaaaaggaaaataaaattcaaagAACTCATACAAATTGTGATGGAAgtgaaataaaacaaaacatATCTGGAAATGGTTGTAATAATgatcttaaaaaaaataacattttcaCCTTAAAAGAATTAGAAGAAATGCGAAAAAATAGCAATTACGTAAAAATAGATGATAGAGAAAATAACGAATTTAGCATAGAACTATATTTTGACTATAAAGAGTTAAAGCTTTTGAGAAAAAAAGATGAGCCATTAAGTTCGTTAAAAAATagattaatattaaatttgaaCAAATTATAccaaaaacaaaataagcAATTAAATtctatacaaaataaaaatgccaataaaataattgacGACAATGTAAAATCAGGAAAAGAGAAGGGAAACGCAACTACAgttaaattttatgataaggaaaataatataattgatGAAAACGGTATTTTGAAGGATATTattgataaattaaattatttagttatagatgaatataaaatatctatatataaaaatttatatgatttaaaaaaaatatatgtatctatGGATGTGTATGCCAATCATCAAATTATACCAGTCCATTTACCATTGGGGAAAATGGAAGATTATACTTATTATTGGGTTGATACCAATGATGAAACTATTTTAAACTCTTgtgatattttttacaaaccAACTAACGAAGATATATCAAAAAGAATCCAACTTGTTATATATGACAAAAACAcaccaattttttttcatgtcACTGAAGAAATCGAAGTAAAGTACCACCCATTTGAAGAGCAGCTTAAAATTAAAGAACAAAGATATTCTGATTTTCTTGTTCAATCCAATcaatatgataataataataataatgctaAAAACACAATCCGTATATTATCATACAACATACTTGCgcctatatatacaaatacaAAATATGCAACAGAATATATGTTCAGAAATATAAATCCTTGTTATTTAAAAACGAATTATCGATCACATTTACTGATTAGCGAGATAAATCATGACTTTGATATAATAAGTTTGCAAGAAGTTAGCGAATATTTAcatacaaatttattttgtgtatacttatatgaaaattattattcttcATATAAACCAAAAAGCCCACATGGAAATGATGGGTGCTCcttatttgttaataaaaaaaaatttagtcTTATAGAATATGAAAATTGCGAATTTAATACAGTCATAAGAAATCccgaattaaaaaatatatatgatacatttataaaaatatcagATGATCTTGatgaaattataaatgaaataaaaacagTATATCAGATAGGTATATTTATGCATAATAATagtcaaaatatatttattattgcaAATAcccatttatattttcatagcCTAGCTCAGCATATTAGAGTAATACAAGTTTATTGTATGTTacatattttagaaaaaataaaaaacaagtATAAAGACAAATACAAAAACaaagaaatatatgttatattaaATGGCgattttaatacaaatttcGAATCAGAAGTCTTCTCATTCTTGCAAGGTAATGATGTTATGgaaaattcaaaattatgGGAAAATggtaaattatttaaaaaggaatatgatgatttaaataaatatccTACTCTATTTAATATTGACAATAATTCAAATGACCAAAAAATTAACGGACCATATTTAAAcagaaaaaaatttttacCTTTATATTCCGCTTATAAAAAAGTAGATATTCCATATACAAATtggaataataattttattgatgttttagattatatttttttgtcacCTGAACTTAAAGTAAAAAGAGTATTAAAGGGGGTGGATAAGGATATTTTTGATCAATATAAAGGAATAGTATCTCCTTTCAACCCGAGCGACCATTTATCAATAGCTGCAGAGATAGAGCTATAA